One bacterium genomic window, GGAGCTCCGTAGATCTCGGCGCCGAGTGCCTTCGTGAGTTGCTCGGCGATGAAGTTATTGCTCCACTTGTTGAGCTTCTTCACGTTCTCGCCCAGTGGAGCCCCCTTGAAACGCATCAGCTCACGCGCCGACTCCGGCAGCGAACCGAAGCGAGTGGAACCCGTGACGCGAATTCCCTGAGCTTCCAGCTGCCTGCGCAGGATCGCCGATGCATAGGGTCCCGGTTGCGAGACCGCCCGCCAGTAGGCCCGGGGTTCGGCTTTGATGGGAACCGATCCTCGAATGCGCACCTGTTCACCGATGCCGTCCGCCAGACGCACGATCGAAAGATCGAGCCGCGACTTGCCCTTTACCGTGAGCGCATCCGAGCGGGTGCGAAAATACGAAACCATCGGTGCAACATCGACCTGCGCGGGCTTTCCGATTGCCGGGCCGGGCCGGACCTCGATGCGAAAGGACGAGTAGTTGGCCGCGAAGGCCGCCACGCGTGCGTTGTAGGCACGCGCAGAAGCGGGCTGCCAGTCGGGATGAATCGTGACTCCATCGAAGTAACTCTGATCGATGCCAATGCCCCGCTTGATCTCCCTGATGCCCAGCAAGCGCAATTCCTCGGCCAGTTTCCAGAGACTTTCAGAGACCAGCGTGGGATCCCCTTTGCCGACCACCCAGAGCGTTCCATCGAGCACACCGTCGCGAAGGCTTCCGTCCGCGTAGATCGGCGTCTCGAAGCGGTAGGTCGGTCCCCAGTGTGCGAATGCGGCCGTCGCGATCATCAGCTTCTGATTCGAAGCGGGAACGCGCGCGTGGTCCGCCGAATGCTCCAGGAGGCGCTCGCCGGTCGCGAGTTCTTCGAGCACCACGCTAAGGTTCGCACCGCGGATCGCCGGATCATTCACGAATGATTCAAGCGCCTTCTCCTCGAACTTCTCCGCCTGGGCCTCACCTGCAAGAAGCGAGATCGAGATACCAAGGGCGATCCAGGCGTGATTCCAGAGGCGAATCCAGGAGTGACGGAGCCGGGGTTTTCTCATCCCGGCTAACTTAGAAGACTGCCCGCGCGAGCGCCGCAGACTGC contains:
- the dacB gene encoding D-alanyl-D-alanine carboxypeptidase/D-alanyl-D-alanine-endopeptidase, whose translation is MRKPRLRHSWIRLWNHAWIALGISISLLAGEAQAEKFEEKALESFVNDPAIRGANLSVVLEELATGERLLEHSADHARVPASNQKLMIATAAFAHWGPTYRFETPIYADGSLRDGVLDGTLWVVGKGDPTLVSESLWKLAEELRLLGIREIKRGIGIDQSYFDGVTIHPDWQPASARAYNARVAAFAANYSSFRIEVRPGPAIGKPAQVDVAPMVSYFRTRSDALTVKGKSRLDLSIVRLADGIGEQVRIRGSVPIKAEPRAYWRAVSQPGPYASAILRRQLEAQGIRVTGSTRFGSLPESARELMRFKGAPLGENVKKLNKWSNNFIAEQLTKALGAEIYGAPGSWEKGTRAIGDHLRSIGLDAGHEVIADGSGLSPRNRISAAILTALIRDAVARFDYGPEFLASLPLGGLDGTLRDRMNGSAIPVRGKTGHLRRVSSLSGVLPAASGRRRVFSILVNGAKGGALEVDRAIDALVAGMAGRVSEEAPAAASD